In Rahnella variigena, one DNA window encodes the following:
- a CDS encoding LysR family transcriptional regulator — protein sequence MPSQIKMHQLRAFVSVARQGSIRAASRTMNLSQPALTKSIKELEEGLGARLFIRRRQGVTLTDCGEAFFKRASLILEELRVAQEDISQRLGGTSGRVNLGVGASIARTIMPEVVDRFHREFPDVKVRIAEGQLVSMIPELRQGELDFTVNTYYQGPFDNELLYEKLMDKEYRVVARRGHPMQNARSMQELRHCDWTMPTPRGSYYKLLSEVFNEMDAEPNISVICETFMSCTSLIAKTDFLSVLSVDVINDPVIGQSLVALDLDLPLPKATFYLIQRRDTTLTPMAAHLAQLFRMYCR from the coding sequence ATGCCATCACAAATTAAAATGCATCAGTTACGGGCATTTGTGTCGGTTGCGCGTCAGGGCAGTATTCGTGCCGCCAGCCGGACGATGAATTTGTCACAGCCTGCGCTGACCAAATCGATTAAAGAACTTGAGGAAGGATTAGGCGCGCGGTTGTTTATCCGCCGTCGTCAGGGCGTGACGCTCACTGACTGCGGTGAGGCGTTTTTTAAGCGTGCAAGCCTGATTCTGGAAGAGCTACGTGTCGCACAGGAAGATATTTCGCAGCGTCTCGGTGGTACCAGCGGCAGGGTGAATCTAGGTGTCGGTGCCAGTATCGCGCGTACCATCATGCCGGAAGTCGTGGACCGTTTTCACCGCGAATTCCCCGATGTGAAGGTGCGGATCGCTGAAGGACAACTGGTATCGATGATCCCCGAACTGCGTCAGGGCGAGCTGGATTTCACGGTGAATACCTATTATCAGGGACCCTTTGATAACGAACTGTTATATGAAAAGCTTATGGATAAAGAGTACCGCGTGGTGGCAAGACGCGGTCATCCGATGCAAAACGCCCGGTCGATGCAAGAGTTGCGACATTGCGACTGGACCATGCCGACGCCGCGAGGCAGCTATTACAAACTGCTCAGCGAAGTGTTCAATGAAATGGATGCGGAGCCGAATATCAGCGTGATTTGCGAAACCTTTATGTCTTGCACCAGCCTGATTGCGAAAACAGACTTTCTCAGCGTTCTGTCCGTTGATGTGATTAACGATCCGGTGATCGGCCAGAGCCTGGTGGCGCTAGATTTAGATCTGCCGCTGCCGAAAGCAACGTTCTATCTCATTCAGCGGCGTGATACCACGCTGACACCAATGGCCGCGCATCTGGCACAACTGTTCCGCATGTATTGCCGCTGA